Proteins from a single region of Choristoneura fumiferana chromosome 27, NRCan_CFum_1, whole genome shotgun sequence:
- the LOC141443266 gene encoding zinc transporter ZIP11-like, whose amino-acid sequence MIEGKGAVTQALLGTLLTWGLTAAGAACVFFVRGKQRKLLDVSLGFAAGVMTAASYWSLLDPAITLCEKQGIYGKFAFLPVALGFLLGAVFVFGTDVFLDYLGLNSTNMMMSITKSKEGKEKMEDLEMMTALNRPSVPTSVVTLDPPQPTDFADCINNQHSAQRRRGHHHSQHSLTKGGENGDGDRRDSAQRSMEARASQWKRIMLLVVAITVHNIPEGLAVGVSFGAAAMSEDSSNAFHVAR is encoded by the exons ATGATTGAAGGGAAGGGGGCAGTGACCCAAGCCCTCCTCGGGACCCTTTTGACGTGGGGCCTGACTGCAGCCGGTGCTGCTTGCGTATTTTTCGTACGAGGAAAACAG AGAAAACTACTAGATGTGTCACTGGGATTTGCTGCTGGAGTGATGACGGCTGCTTCTTATTGGTCACTTTTAGATCCCGCTATAACACTTTGCGAAAAGCAAGGGATATATGGAAAATTTGCATTCCTTCCTGTTGCTCTGGGCTTCCTACTCGGAGCAGTATTTGTGTTTGGGACTGATGTATTCCTAGACTATTTGGGACTGAACTCAACAAACATGATGATGT CAATAACAAAGAGTAAAGAAGGCAAGGAAAAAATGGAGGATCTAGAGATGATGACTGCACTCAATCGGCCGTCAGTGCCGACGAGTGTAGTCACCCTAGATCCTCCTCAGCCGACAGACTTCGCTGATTGTATCAACAACCAGCACTCGGCGCAGCGGCGGCGCGGCCATCATCACTCGCAGCACTCGCTTACG AAAGGCGGCGAGAACGGCGACGGCGATCGCCGGGACAGCGCGCAGCGGTCGATGGAGGCTCGCGCGTCGCAGTGGAAGCGGATAATGCTGCTAGTGGTCGCCATCACCGTCCACAATATACCCGAGGGCCTGGCCGTCGGGGTCTCTTTCGGCGCAGCCGCCATGTCGGAGGATTCCTCCAATGCGTTCCATGTTGCCAGGTAA
- the LOC141443579 gene encoding LOW QUALITY PROTEIN: vacuolar protein sorting-associated protein 53 homolog (The sequence of the model RefSeq protein was modified relative to this genomic sequence to represent the inferred CDS: deleted 1 base in 1 codon), translating to MESNGLLDDKDGPDVQVTFPESVASRIEELMGGTEQFDSEEFDAVSYINRVFPTEQSLAGVESAAARCALRLAGVEGDARRLLREQAALRQDGHEALRRAQQCIAELALQVADINKKAGRSESMVREITAEIKQLDRAKTNLTAAITALNHYHMLCGAAAALRGLAAQRQYGALLPPLQAVMQVLQHFERYRDIRSLNALRDDVTALRHSLGAQIMNDFKEAFTAGKSSTVSARTLAEACPVVDALEPKVKRELLQWITTTQLQEYEHLFSAEQEMAWLPHVERRYAWLKRHLLAFEEGVGSVLPRAWHLSRRIATHFCQITRRQLSEQLTARRGELDVKLLLYAIQKTGAFEQLLHQRFQIDSDTDQPSEPTEGSTDSKNVFDANEKDGGAAAEAAAGAGRGRRAVGGLIGGCFEPYLSLYIASLDAGLAALMQRFLQDAKSSEAGAGAGAGAEAGAVLSSCADLFLFYKKCLVQCAALSTGEPMLELAGVFQKYLREYASGVLQAAAPRAAAPLGLALVHNLQLHASGTTRYTKQEISKITSVITTAEYCLETTVHLEQKLKEKVAPALAARVDLAPEQDLFHQIIGDCIQLLVQDLESWCEPALVAMAKVSWLHFDTVGDQSSYVTQIIMHLKNTVPILRDNLSSSRKYFTQFCIRFANSFIPKFIQNIYKCKPISTVGSEQLLLDTHMLKTALLELPSLGSEVKRPAPATYTKVVIKLMTKAEMILKLVMAPLDGSAEAFVAQFVQLLGDCSLAEFHKVLDMKGAKLSKAQLGSLDALFKQTAKNNSEANK from the exons TTTGACGCGGTGTCGTACATAAACCGCGTATTTCCGACGGAGCAGTCGCTCGCGGGCGTGGAAagcgcggcggcgcgctgcgCGCTGCGGCTCGCGGGAGTGGAGGGGGACGCGCGCCGTCTGCTGAGGGAACAGGCCGCGCTGAGACAGGACGGACACGAGGCGCTGCGGCGCGCCCAGCAGTGCAtcgcggagctggcgctgcag GTCGCCGACATAAACAAGAAGGCGGGGCGCAGCGAGAGCATGGTGCGCGAGATCACGGCCGAGATCAAGCAGCTGGACCGCGCCAAGACCAACCTCACGGCCGCCATCACCGCGCTCAACCACTACCACATGCTGTgtggcgccgccgccgcgctccgGGGGCTGGCCGCCCAGCGGCAGTACGGCGCGCTGCTGCCGCCGCTACAAGCAGTCATGCAG GTCCTGCAGCACTTCGAGCGCTACCGCGACATCCGGTCGCTGAACGCGCTGCGCGACGACGTCACGGCGCTGCGACACTCGCTCGGCGCGCAGATCATGAACGACTTCAAGGAGGCTTTCACTG CGGGCAAGTCGAGCACGGTGTCTGCGCGCACGTTGGCGGAGGCCTGCCCCGTCGTGGACGCGCTGGAGCCCAAGGTCAAGCGCGAGCTGCTACAGTGGATCACCACCACGCAGCTACAG GAGTACGAGCACCTGTTCTCGGCGGAGCAGGAGATGGCGTGGCTGCCGCACGTGGAGCGGCGCTACGCGTGGCTCAAGCGCCACCTGTTGGCCTTCGAGGAGGGCGTCGGCAGCGTGCTGCCGCGCGCCTGGCACCTCAGCCGCCGCATCGCCACGCACTTCTGCCAG ATCACGCGGCGGCAGCTGTCGGAGCAACTgacggcgcggcgcggcgagctGGACGTGAAGCTGCTGCTGTACGCCATCCAGAAGACCGGCGCCTTCGAGCAGCTGCTGCACCAGCGCTTCCAGATTGACTCAG ATACAGACCAACCCTCTGAGCCTACGGAGGGAAGCACGGACTCTAAGAACGTGTTCGACGCGAATGAAAAAGAT ggcggcgcggcggcggaggcggcggctggggcggggcgggggcg gcgggCAGTGGGTGGGCTGATCGGCGGCTGCTTCGAGCCGTACCTGAGCCTGTACATCGCGAGCCTGGACGCCGGCCTCGCCGCGCTCATGCAGCGCTTCCTACAG GATGCCAAGTCGAGCGAGGCGGGtgcgggagcgggagcggggGCGGAGGCGGGCGCGGTGCTGTCCAGCTGCGCCGACCTGTTCCTGTTCTACAAGAAGTGCCTCGTGCAGTGCGCCGCGCTCAGCACCGGGGAGCCCATGCTCG AGCTGGCGGGCGTGTTCCAGAAGTACCTGCGCGAGTACGCCAGCGGAGTCCTACAGGCCGCCGCCCCGCGGGCCGCCGCGCCGCTCGGCCTCGCCCTCGTGCACAACCTGCAGCTGCATGCCAGCGGCACCACCAG GTACACCAAGCAGGAGATCTCTAAGATCACGAGCGTGATCACGACGGCGGAGTACTGCCTGGAGACCACTGTCCACCTGGAACAGAAGCTGAAAGAAAAGGTGGCGCCGGCGCTGGCCGCGCGCGTGGACCTGGCCCCCGAGCAGGACCTGTTCCACCAGATCATCGGCGACTGCATCCAGCTGCTGGTGCAGGACCTGGAGTCGTGGTGCGAGCCGGCGCTCGTGGCGATGGCCAAGGTCTCGTGGCTGCACTTCGACACCGTGGGAGACCAGAGCTCCTACGTGACCCAGATCATCATGCACTTGAAGAACACCGTCCCGATCCTGAGAGACAACCTGTCGTCTTCCAGAAAATACTTCACGCAGTTCTGTATCCGGTTCGCGAACTCCTTCATACCGAAATTCATCCAAAATATCTACAAATGCAAGCCGATTTCGACGGTCGGGTCGGAACAGCTCTTACTGGACACGCATATGTTGAAGACTGCGCTGTTGGAGCTGCCGTCTCTCGGCTCCGAAGTGAAGAGACCGGCGCCCGCGACGTACACCAAAGTGGTGATAAAATTGATGACGAAAGCGGAAATGATACTAAAGCTGGTGATGGCGCCGCTAGATGGCAGCGCGGAGGCGTTCGTGGCGCAGTTCGTGCAGCTCCTGGGGGACTGCTCCCTGGCAGAGTTCCACAAGGTGCTGGACATGAAGGGCGCTAAACTGTCGAAGGCGCAGCTCGGCTCCCTGGACGCGCTCTTCAAGCAGACAGCGAAGAATAACAGCGAGGCCAATAAGTAA